The Bifidobacterium bifidum ATCC 29521 = JCM 1255 = DSM 20456 region CACCCGGGGCGGGCTTCAGATTGTGCATCTGCAGGAGTTCATCTTCGTTGGCCATAATCAGTCAGCCTCCTCAACGGTAACGAGGTGACGAACCGTGAGAATCATGCCGCGGGTAACGGAGTTGTCCTCACGAATCACGCTCTGGCCGATCTTGCGCAAACCAAGGGACTGGGCGGTCGCGCGCTGCTTGGGCGTGCGGTTCACCAGACCATGGTGCAACGTGATCTTCAGGTTAGCCATCACTCACCATCCTTCTGTTCAGCGGCGGCCTTGGCCTGAGCCTCTTCACGAGCCTTCTTGGCCTCGGCGATGCCGGCGGCGCGAGCGCGAAGCATCGCATCGGGGGCGACCTCGTTCAGGGCGAGGCCACGGCGGGCAGCGATCTCTTCCGGCTCCTCAAGCTGCTTGAGGGCGGCCACGGTGGCGCGAACCATGTTCACGGCGGTGGCGGAGCCCATCGACTTGGTGAGGATGTCGGTGATGCCGGCGCACTCCATGACGGCGCGCACGGGGCCACCGGCGATAACGCCGGTACCCGGGGCGGCCGGGCGGAGCAGCACGGTGCCGGCGGCATCATGGCCGATCACCGGGTGGGTGACGGTACCACGGATGCGCGGAACGGTGAACATGTGCTTCTTGGCGTCGAGCTGGCCCTTGGCGATGGCCGCCGGGACCTCACGGGACTTGCCGTAGCCGACACCGACGGTGCCGTTGCCGTCGCCGACCACAACGAGGGCGGCGAAGCTGAACGTACGACCACCCTTGTGGGTCTTGGACACGCGGTTGATGGTCACCACGCGATCGAGCATCTCGTCGCCGTGGTTCTCCTCACGACGGTTGCGACGCTCGCCGCGTCGGCCTTCGCCACGCTGTCCACGACGGGACTTGCGCTCATCATTGTTGTTGTTCTCGGGTGCCGCAGTGTTCTGAGTCTCTTCAGCCACTTGGGTTTCCTTCACTTCGTTGTCGCTCACAGTGCCAGACCTCCCTCACGGGCGCCATCAGCGACGGCTGCGACGCGACCGGTGTACTTGTTGCCACCGCGGTCGAACACGACCTGCTCGATGCCTGCCGCCTTGGCCTTCTCAGCCACCAGCAGACCGACCTTCTTGGCGGCCTCGGACTTGGTGCCCTCGAAGCCAGCGAACTCGGCGGTCAGCGTGGAGGCGCTCACCAGGGTGTGGCCCTTGGTGTCGTCAACGATCTGAGCGACCATGTGACGGTTGGAGCGGGTGACGACGAGGCGCGGACGCTCCGGGGTGCCGACGACCTTCTTGCGAAGACGAGCGTGACGACGAAGGCGCGCGACCTTCTTGCCCTTACCTAGAATCTTGACGCTCATATCACTTACCAGCCTTTCCGGCCTTGCGCAGGATGCGCTCGTCCGCGTACTTGATGCCCTTGCCCTTGTAGGGTTCCGGAGCACGCAGCTTGCGGATGTTAGCGGCGACCTGGCCAACGACCTGCTTGTCGGTGCCCTTGACGACCACTTCGTTAGCGTTCGGCAGTTCGAAAGTGATGCCTTCCGGCGGGTTGACGGTGATCGTGTGAGAGTAGCCGAGAGAGAACTCGATGCCCTTGCCCTTGGCGACGGCACGGTAACCGGTGCCGACGATGAGCAGGCGCTTCTCGAATCCATCGTGCACACCCTTGACCATCGAGGCGATGATCGAGCGGCTCAGACCGTGCTTGGCACGGGTGGGACGCAGGTCATCCGCGGCGGTCAGGATAATCTCGTTGCCTTCGACCTGAGCGGTGATGCCCTCAGGGATGACGTAGGAATCGGAACCCTTCGCACCCTTGGCGGAGAAGTTCTGACCCTCGATAGCGACTTCCACGCCAGCCGGGATGGT contains the following coding sequences:
- the rpmD gene encoding 50S ribosomal protein L30, which translates into the protein MANLKITLHHGLVNRTPKQRATAQSLGLRKIGQSVIREDNSVTRGMILTVRHLVTVEEAD
- the rplF gene encoding 50S ribosomal protein L6, whose amino-acid sequence is MASHIGKLPVTIPAGVEVAIEGQNFSAKGAKGSDSYVIPEGITAQVEGNEIILTAADDLRPTRAKHGLSRSIIASMVKGVHDGFEKRLLIVGTGYRAVAKGKGIEFSLGYSHTITVNPPEGITFELPNANEVVVKGTDKQVVGQVAANIRKLRAPEPYKGKGIKYADERILRKAGKAGK
- the rpsE gene encoding 30S ribosomal protein S5 yields the protein MSDNEVKETQVAEETQNTAAPENNNNDERKSRRGQRGEGRRGERRNRREENHGDEMLDRVVTINRVSKTHKGGRTFSFAALVVVGDGNGTVGVGYGKSREVPAAIAKGQLDAKKHMFTVPRIRGTVTHPVIGHDAAGTVLLRPAAPGTGVIAGGPVRAVMECAGITDILTKSMGSATAVNMVRATVAALKQLEEPEEIAARRGLALNEVAPDAMLRARAAGIAEAKKAREEAQAKAAAEQKDGE
- the rplR gene encoding 50S ribosomal protein L18, whose product is MSVKILGKGKKVARLRRHARLRKKVVGTPERPRLVVTRSNRHMVAQIVDDTKGHTLVSASTLTAEFAGFEGTKSEAAKKVGLLVAEKAKAAGIEQVVFDRGGNKYTGRVAAVADGAREGGLAL